A single window of Vogesella indigofera DNA harbors:
- the der gene encoding ribosome biogenesis GTPase Der: protein MKPTIALVGRPNVGKSTLFNRLTRSRDALVADQPGLTRDRHYGHGRVGSKPYLVIDTGGFEPVVDEGILFEMAKQTLQAVDEADAIVFLVDGRTGITPQDKIIANRLRRSNQPVYLVVNKAEGMRSAVATAEFHELALGEPLSISASHGDGVRELMEMVLEHFPDAEEEPKVNHPKFVIIGRPNVGKSTLVNAVLGEDRVIAFDQAGTTRDSIYIDFEREGRQYTIIDTAGVRRRGKVDEAIEKFSVIKTMQAIEDANVAVLVLDAQLDISEQDATIAGFALEAGRALVVAVNKWDNLDNHQKETIKHEIARKLGFLDFAKFHYISALERKGVADLFKSIDDAYRAAMTKLQTPKLTRILQLAVERQLPPRTGPIRPKLRYAHQGGMNPPIIVVHGNALSKIPDSYTRYLENMFRKAFQLQGTPLRVQYKSNTNPFEKEATGTKPSLLVHKGRK, encoded by the coding sequence ATGAAACCGACTATTGCCCTGGTAGGGCGCCCCAATGTGGGCAAATCGACCCTGTTCAACCGTCTGACCCGTTCGCGCGATGCGCTGGTAGCGGATCAGCCGGGTCTTACCCGTGACCGTCATTACGGCCACGGCCGTGTCGGCAGCAAGCCGTACCTGGTGATCGATACCGGCGGCTTCGAGCCGGTGGTGGACGAGGGCATCCTGTTCGAAATGGCCAAGCAGACGCTGCAGGCTGTGGACGAGGCCGACGCCATCGTGTTCCTGGTGGATGGCCGTACCGGCATCACGCCGCAGGACAAGATCATCGCCAATCGCCTGCGCCGCAGCAACCAGCCGGTTTATCTGGTAGTGAACAAGGCCGAAGGCATGCGTAGCGCGGTCGCCACCGCCGAGTTCCACGAACTGGCGCTGGGCGAACCGCTGTCGATCTCCGCCTCGCACGGTGACGGCGTGCGCGAACTGATGGAAATGGTGCTGGAACACTTCCCGGATGCCGAGGAAGAGCCGAAGGTCAACCATCCTAAGTTCGTCATCATCGGCCGCCCCAACGTCGGCAAATCGACGCTGGTGAATGCGGTGCTGGGTGAAGACCGCGTGATCGCCTTCGACCAGGCCGGTACCACCCGCGACAGCATCTACATCGATTTCGAGCGCGAAGGCCGCCAGTACACCATCATCGACACCGCCGGCGTGCGCCGTCGTGGCAAGGTGGACGAGGCGATCGAGAAGTTCTCGGTGATCAAGACCATGCAGGCGATCGAAGACGCCAACGTGGCGGTGCTGGTGCTGGACGCGCAGCTCGACATTTCCGAGCAGGACGCCACCATCGCCGGTTTTGCGCTGGAGGCCGGTCGGGCGCTGGTGGTCGCGGTGAACAAGTGGGACAACCTCGACAATCACCAGAAGGAAACCATCAAGCACGAGATCGCGCGCAAGCTCGGTTTCCTTGATTTTGCCAAGTTTCACTACATCTCGGCGCTGGAGCGCAAGGGGGTTGCCGACCTGTTCAAGTCGATCGACGACGCCTACCGCGCGGCCATGACCAAGCTGCAGACGCCGAAGCTGACCCGCATTCTGCAATTGGCCGTCGAGCGCCAGCTGCCGCCGCGGACCGGTCCGATTCGTCCAAAACTGCGCTACGCCCACCAGGGCGGCATGAACCCGCCGATCATCGTGGTGCACGGCAATGCGCTGAGCAAGATTCCGGACAGCTACACCCGTTATCTGGAAAACATGTTCCGTAAAGCTTTTCAGCTGCAAGGCACGCCGCTGCGGGTACAATACAAGTCCAATACCAACCCCTTTGAGAAGGAAGCAACAGGCACCAAGCCGAGTTTGCTGGTTCACAAGGGCCGAAAATAG
- the hfq gene encoding RNA chaperone Hfq — translation MSSKGQMLQDPFLNILRKEHVPVSIYLVNGIKLQGQIESFDQYVVLLKNTVTQMVYKHAISTVVPARPVNIPHDNHGTKSDAADA, via the coding sequence ATGAGCTCTAAAGGGCAAATGTTACAAGACCCGTTCCTTAATATCCTGCGTAAGGAGCATGTGCCGGTTTCCATCTACCTCGTCAACGGCATCAAGTTGCAAGGCCAGATCGAGTCGTTCGACCAGTATGTGGTGCTGCTGAAAAACACGGTAACCCAGATGGTTTACAAGCATGCCATTTCTACCGTGGTGCCAGCGCGTCCGGTAAACATCCCGCATGACAATCACGGCACCAAGTCCGACGCTGCCGACGCTTGA
- the hflK gene encoding FtsH protease activity modulator HflK, which translates to MAQNDPNWGGKRPNDGPPDLDEIFRKLNQRLSRLLGNRGPDEEPPVGNGGGSGESPRGMRFGAAGVLAALAGLWLLSGFYIVDAREQGVVLRMGSFNRTTDSGLQWRAPYPFETVEIVNLTEVRSIEVGYRGSAKNRINEESLMLTEDQNIIDVQLSVQYDVKDARDFLFNNLATEADARDVVKQATETAIREVVGRNKVDFVLNEGRAQIAADTQRIIQSILDRYKLGVRVAKVNINGVQPPEPVLAAFDDAVKAGQDKEKLRNDGVAYANDVVPKAKGMAARLLEEAEGYRQNVVATAEGDAARFNSVLSEYAKAPKVMRDRLYFDMMQQVMSNTTKVLVDQKGGNNLLYLPLDKLIQQSSVAAPSLPSGSAAQPAEVPPVVAPVAPSSSGSTSRDVTRGRN; encoded by the coding sequence ATGGCACAGAATGATCCTAACTGGGGTGGTAAACGTCCGAACGATGGCCCGCCGGATCTGGACGAAATTTTCCGCAAGCTGAACCAGCGCCTGTCGCGCCTGCTGGGTAACCGTGGTCCGGATGAAGAGCCGCCGGTTGGTAATGGCGGCGGCAGTGGCGAGTCGCCACGCGGCATGCGCTTTGGCGCTGCCGGCGTGCTGGCGGCACTGGCCGGCCTGTGGTTGCTGAGCGGTTTCTACATCGTCGATGCCCGCGAGCAGGGTGTGGTGCTGCGCATGGGCAGCTTCAACCGCACGACCGACTCCGGCCTGCAATGGCGCGCACCGTATCCGTTCGAAACGGTGGAAATCGTCAACCTGACCGAGGTGCGCAGCATCGAGGTCGGTTACCGTGGCAGTGCCAAGAACCGCATCAATGAAGAGTCGCTGATGCTCACCGAAGACCAGAACATCATCGATGTGCAGCTGTCGGTGCAGTACGACGTCAAGGACGCGCGTGACTTCCTGTTCAACAACCTGGCCACCGAGGCGGATGCCCGCGACGTGGTGAAGCAGGCGACGGAAACGGCGATTCGCGAAGTGGTCGGCCGCAACAAGGTTGATTTCGTGCTCAACGAGGGTCGTGCCCAGATCGCGGCCGATACCCAGCGGATCATTCAGTCGATTCTGGATCGCTACAAGCTGGGCGTGCGGGTAGCCAAGGTCAACATCAACGGCGTGCAACCGCCGGAGCCGGTGCTGGCAGCGTTCGATGACGCGGTAAAGGCTGGCCAGGATAAGGAAAAACTGCGTAACGACGGTGTCGCTTACGCCAATGATGTGGTGCCGAAGGCCAAGGGTATGGCCGCGCGCCTGTTGGAAGAGGCCGAAGGCTATCGCCAGAACGTGGTGGCCACCGCCGAGGGTGATGCCGCACGTTTCAACAGCGTGCTGTCGGAATACGCCAAGGCGCCGAAGGTGATGCGCGACCGCCTGTACTTCGACATGATGCAGCAGGTGATGAGCAATACCACCAAGGTGCTGGTTGACCAGAAGGGTGGCAACAACCTGCTGTACCTGCCACTGGACAAGCTGATCCAGCAGTCCAGTGTCGCTGCGCCGTCGCTCCCGTCCGGCAGCGCCGCACAGCCTGCCGAGGTGCCGCCGGTGGTGGCCCCCGTCGCGCCGTCTTCGTCCGGTTCCACCAGCCGCGATGTGACTCGCGGGCGTAACTAA
- the hflX gene encoding ribosome rescue GTPase HflX — protein MFDRPDLGDIAVLVCLDFGAPDYDEGVQECVDLVRSAGVTVAGTIHGKRQRPDAALFAGKGKVEEIAALVKAVAANVVIFNHALGPGQERNLERVLQCRVVDRVTLILDIFAQRARSHEGKLQVELAQLSHLSTRLVRGWTHLERQKGGIGLRGPGETQLETDRRLLGLRVKMLKDRLAAVARQRKTQRRSRERSGLQSVSIVGYTNAGKSTLFNAMTKAQAYAADQLFATLDTTSRKLYLSPELSIVLSDTVGFIRDLPHSLVAAFRATLEETIQADMLLHVVDSASPDKDRQIEEVDKVLAEIGASSTPQLLVWNKTDLRGLPPQIERGEHGEPVAVRVSALAGEGLELLRQAIAERLHGFNNDHNIEDRDRYGTE, from the coding sequence GTGTTTGATCGCCCGGATCTAGGAGACATCGCCGTACTGGTCTGTCTCGACTTTGGTGCGCCCGACTATGACGAGGGTGTACAGGAATGCGTTGACCTGGTGCGCAGTGCCGGTGTCACCGTGGCCGGTACCATCCATGGCAAACGCCAGCGTCCCGATGCCGCGCTGTTCGCCGGCAAAGGCAAGGTCGAGGAGATCGCCGCCCTGGTCAAAGCGGTGGCGGCCAACGTGGTGATCTTCAATCACGCTCTGGGGCCCGGGCAGGAACGCAATCTGGAGCGCGTGCTGCAGTGTCGCGTCGTCGATCGTGTCACCCTGATTCTGGATATCTTTGCCCAGCGCGCCCGCAGTCACGAAGGCAAACTGCAGGTCGAACTGGCGCAGTTGTCCCACCTGTCGACCCGTCTCGTGCGCGGCTGGACCCACCTCGAGCGGCAAAAGGGGGGCATAGGCCTGCGCGGGCCGGGCGAGACCCAGCTGGAAACCGACCGCCGCCTGCTCGGCTTGCGCGTGAAGATGCTGAAGGATCGTCTGGCTGCGGTTGCCCGCCAGCGCAAGACGCAGCGCCGTAGCCGCGAGCGCTCCGGATTGCAGTCGGTATCGATTGTCGGCTATACCAATGCAGGCAAGTCCACCTTGTTCAATGCGATGACCAAGGCGCAGGCCTATGCTGCGGATCAGCTGTTTGCGACACTGGATACCACCAGTCGCAAGCTGTATCTCAGCCCGGAGCTGTCCATCGTGCTGTCCGATACCGTGGGCTTCATCCGCGACCTGCCACACTCGCTGGTGGCGGCGTTCCGTGCCACGCTGGAGGAAACGATCCAGGCCGACATGCTGCTGCATGTGGTCGACTCGGCGTCGCCGGACAAGGATCGCCAGATCGAGGAGGTGGACAAGGTACTGGCCGAGATCGGTGCCAGCAGTACGCCCCAGTTACTGGTGTGGAACAAGACCGACTTGCGTGGCTTGCCACCGCAGATCGAACGCGGCGAACATGGCGAGCCGGTCGCGGTCCGCGTTTCGGCGCTGGCCGGCGAAGGGCTGGAACTCTTGCGGCAGGCGATTGCCGAACGGCTGCACGGCTTTAATAATGACCATAACATAGAAGATCGAGACCGCTATGGCACAGAATGA